A stretch of DNA from Lawsonibacter asaccharolyticus:
ACACCCTGGTAGCCACCGCCGGCATCATCCGCCACTGTCCCATCGACGAGATGACTGAAGCCCAGTGGCAGGATGTTGTGGACATCAACCTCACCGGCGTGTTCCACGCGGTGAAGTCGGTGGTCCCCTCCATGAAGGAGCGGAAATACGGACATATCGTGGTCATCTCCTCCATTGGAGGTCGGACGGGCCGTCCCGGCGTGGGTGTCAACTACGCTGCCACCAAGGCCGGTGTGAACGGGTTGGTGATGTGCCTGGGCTATGAGCTGGGGCCCTGGCAGATCACGGTGAACAGCGTGGCCCCCGGCCCCCTGAAGGGAAAGATGTTCGCCGGCATGACCCAGGACCGTATCGAATCCCTGTCCGCCGGTATCCGCCTCCAGAGGATGGGCGAACTGAGCGACGTGGCCGCCGCCATCGCCTATCTGGGCAGCGACGACGCCGCCTGGACCACCGGCGAGGTGCTGGATGTGAACGGCGGCCTCCAGTATTGAGGCCGGCAGATCCTTTGTGCAAAAGCCGTGAAAACGGCGCTGATCCATAGCTGATACATAAAACGAGGAGGAAAGACAATGAAAAAAGCGATTGCCCTGATTCTGACCCTGGCCATGTCCCTGAGCCTGGCCGCCTGCTCAGGCGGTGGAAGCGGCTCCGGAGCCGCTTCCAATCCCCCGGCTGCTTCCGGCGGTAGCAGCACATCTGGTACGGTCTCTTCCGGTTCTGCTTCCGGGGCCTATGCGGATCTGGAGCCTGTGGAGCTGACTCTGGCGGACTCTGCTGCGGTGGGAGCGGCTGGAGAGATTTTTGACCGCCTGTTTGCAGAGAAAGTGGAGGAGATCACCGGCGGCAAGATGACGGTCTATTTGTATCTTAACGGCGAGTTGGGCAACGATATGGATCTGCTGTCCCAGATGCAGGCGGGCTATATTGATCTGGTGGGCTGCCAGATCGCTCCCGTGGTCTCCTTTGTCCCCGAGATGGCCATCTTCGACCTGCCCATGGTGTTTGCCCAGTATGACGGTGAGACCATCGACCAGGTGCTCAACGGCGACAGCCAGACCCATGCCGCCATGTCCGCCGCCTATGAGAAAGTGGGTCTGGAGCTGCTGGGCATCCAGCAGTACGCCACCTACCGCCTCACCACTGCCAATCGGGAGTTGCGCAAACTGGAGGATTTCAAAAACCTCCAGATCCGCACCATGGAGAACAGCAACCACATGGCCTTCTGGACTGCCATCGGCGCCGCCCCCACTCCTCTGGCCTGGGCTGAGGTGTTCATTTCCCTTCAGAACGGCACCATCGACGCCCAGGAGAACGCAGCGGATACCTGCGCCAGCACCAACTTTCAGGAGGTCCAGAAGTACCTGGCCTGTACTAACCATATCCTGTACGCCAACCAGCTGTCCATGAACAAGGAGAAGTATGACTCCCTGGATCCCGCTTACCAGGAGGCGATCAATCAGGCAGTCGCAGAGGCGATTGAAGAGATGAAATCCCAGATGGTGGAGAGCGATGAGACCAACAAGCAGACCTTGGTGGATGGTGGCATGACCCTCATTGAGTATGATGACGCCTTCTTCCAGGAGATCCTGGCGCTGGATACTGTCCAGGCCCTCTACGATAAGATCGATGCGGATGTAAATGGTCTGGGCACCACCCTTCAGGAGGAGCTTGCCGCCGCTCAGGGCTGATCTATCCCGCGATATTCCGCTTAGCAGCAGTTTCTTCCTGTTGCTCCTCTTAAACCGAATGCCTCTTTGCGGTCCGCTGGTCAGAGCGGGCCGTAAGGGGGCATTCCCCTTCCAGCAATCAAACAGACGGGCGAACGCCCCACAGAATAAGGAGGTCTCTCTTATGAGCAAGTTTTTTTCCCTGGCCTATCTGACTCTGCCCAACACCCACCCGGTGGATCAGATCGAGATCGCCGCCCAGTGCGGCTATGAGGGGGTGGGCCTGCGGACCATCTCCCAGCACCTGCCCGGAGAGCCGGACTACGCCCTGGCCAACGGCCGAATGTTCCAGATGGTCCGCGCTGCCCTGGAGCGCACCGGCGTGAGGCTGATGGACATCGAACTGGCCCGGGTGGCGGACGGGGTGGACGTAATGAGCTACGAGAAGGAGTTCGCCCTGGGGGCCGAGCTGGGGGCGAAATACGCTATCGCCAGCGTGTGGAGTGCGGACCGGGACTTCTCCCGGGTGCAGTTCGAGAAGATGTGCGATCTGGCGGACAAATACGGCATGAAGCTCAATCTGGAGTTCGTCCCCTTCTCAAACATCCCCGGCCTGACCGAAGCCCTGGCCTGGATGGACCTGATGGACCGGCCCAATGTGCAGGTGCTGGTGGACACTCTGCACGCCCACCGGGTGAAGGTCACCCCAGAACAGCTGCGGGAGGTAGCGGCAGAGCGATTCGGCTTCGTCCACCTGTGCGACGGTCCGGCCTTCATCCCGCCGGTGGACCACCCGGACATGGTGGGCGTGGCCCGGGGCGGACGGCTGTACGTGGGAGAGGGCGGCATCGACCTGGCGGGGATGCTGAAGAACATCCCTGATCCCCCCTACTATTCCATCGAGCTGCCCAACGCGGCGGAGGTGGCGATCCGGGGCAAGCTGGAGCACGCCAGACGCTGCCTGGAGACCGCCAAAACCTTCTTCGCGGCGCACCAGATCTGAAGAGAAAAGAGGCCCGGGATCTTCTGATCCCGGGCCTCTTTTTGGCGTTTGGTCAGTCCTGACGAGCGGCCAGGCGGCGGCTGCGGAACTCGGCGGCCGCGGTGAACAGCACGTCGGAGGAGGAGTTCAGTGCCGTCTCGCAGGAGTCCTGGACGACGCCGATGATGAAGCCGATGCCCACCACCTGCATGGCGATGTCGTTGGGAATGCCGAACAGGCTGCACGCCATGGGAATCAGCAGCAGGGAGCCCCCCGCCACACCGGAGGAGCCGCAGGCGGCGATGGAGGCTACCACGCTGAGCAGGAAGGCGGTAGGAAAGTCCACCGAGATGCCCAGGGTGTTGGCAGCGGCCAGGGTGAGGACCGAGATGGTGATGGCGGCCCCAGCCATGTTGATGGTGGCTCCCAAGGGGATGGAGACGGAGTACTTCTCCTCGTCCAGGCCCAGCTCCTTGCACAGCCGCAGGTTGACCGGGATATTAGCGGCGGAGCTGCGGGTGAAGAAGGCCATGATGCCGCTCTCCTTCAGGCAGCGGAACACCAGAGGATAGGGGTTGCGCCGGATGCACAGGAAGACCAGAATGGGGTTGACGATCAAGGCCACGAAGAACATGCAGCCCGCCAGGACGCAGAGCAGGCGGCCGTAGTCCAGGAAGGAGGAGAAGCCGGTCTCCGATACCGTGGTGAACACCAGACCCAGGATGCCGAAGGGGGCGCAGCTGATGACCCAGCGGATGGCGGTGGAGAGGGCGTCAGACAGATCGCCCAGCACCTGCTTGGTGCGGTCGGAGGCGTCCCGCAGGGCGATGCCGAAGACCACAGCCCACAGCAGCACCCCGATATAGTTGGCCTCCGCCATAGCGGAGATGGGGTTGCTCACCGCGTTGTTGAGCAGGGTCTGGAGGATCTCGCCGATGCCGCCGGGGGCGCTGGAGGCGGCCTCCTGGGCCAGCGCCAGGGTGGAGGGAAACAGAAAGCTGGCAACCACCGCACACAGCGCAGCCAGAAGGGTGCCGATGAGGTAGAGCGCGATGACGGTGCTCATGTTGCTCTTGGCCCCTTTCTTGTGCTGTGCCAGGGAGTGCAAGACCAGGAAAAAGACAAGCAGGGGGGCCAGGGCCTTCAGCGCGCCTACGAACAGGGTGCCCAGGAGGCTGAGGAAGGAGGCGCCGGGCAGGAGGAAGCCCAGGACAGCGCCCAGGATCAGGCCGATCAGAATACGTTTGACCAGGCTGAGCTGGTTCCATTTGCAAAGCAGTTCCATGAAGAGGTTCCTTTCTGGCCAAAGGCCGGGGAATGGAGGGTGTTCCGCCGGAAGAGGACATCTGTCCGTCCGGACAAAGAGGCCAAAAAAAGACACGCTTAGAAGCGTGTCTTTCTTTTTGGAGCGAGTGACGGGGCTCGAACCCGCTACCTCCACCTTGGCAAGGTGGCGCTCTACCAGATGAGCTACACTCGCAACAACAAAGCATATTATAGCAGAAAATTTGTCGCTGTCAAGCATAAAATGAAAAAATTGAGAATGATCTCATTCCGCCCCGTCGGAGGAGGCGGAGGAGGTGCCGGGAACCTCCTCCGTCCCCTCCTGGCTGTCCGACGGCTCCCCGCAGGGGGGGACCGCCTGGGTATCCCACTGGTAGCCCAGGGCGGCCATCTCCCGGTCAGAGAGGAGGGGGTACTGCCCGCGGCTGTCCGCCCCCCGGGTGAGGTCCAGATGGCGATAGCCGCTCTCGGTGCGGACGACGTTCCAGAAGTGGGGTGACCCGTCCAGGGTGCCCGGTACCACCATGCCGGTCAGCTCCAGCCGTTGGGCCAACAGCAGGGCGGCCAGGGCAAGTCCCTCGCTGTCTGCTGCCCCCGCCACCAGGGCGTCATAAGCGCTGGCCCCCCCCTCCGGATCGTAGTGTCCGGCGTCCAGCACGGCGGCAGATACGGTCTGGATGGCCTCGTCCCCCTCGGTCCCCCAGATGGAGACCACGATCTCATTGGCGCGCCGGGCCAGGGCAGTCCGGCGGCGCTGGAGCTCTTTCTGCTCCAGGTGGTAGGTAAGCAGGACCTCCACGATGCGCTGGCGGCCGCTCTCCTCCCCTTGGGGATAGATATAGACCTGGGCCTCGGGCAGATCCAGGGCGGTGTCCGGACTGGCATAGTAGGCCTCCCGGAAGAGGGTTTGGATGTAGGTCTCGTCCCCCTCGAAGTAGCTGATGCGCAGGGCGGCCTCGGTGCCGAAGGAGGAGAGCAGGTCCTTGAGTTGGGAGCGGATGGCGGTGGCACCGGTGGCGGCCACGATGGCGGAGACCTGCTCCCGGGTGCGGCGGTAGGTGATCTCCACAGCGGCCTCATAGTAGGAGACAATAGGGGTCACATCATAGCGGATGAAGTCCACTGAATAGGCTCCCAGAGGGTCCTCCTGGACCACCTCCAGACAGGCGTTGGACAGGGACTGCTCCACATCCTGGTCGTAGTTGTACATCCGGACAGTGCCCTCCTCCTCACCCAGGGAGATGAGGTAGATCAGGGCATTGACCAGCTCCTGGTAGTTCTCCACCCGAAGGATGGAGGAGTCCCCCTCGGCAGGGGGCGTGGCGCTGTGGGGAGTCACGCTGGTGTAGCTGCGGGCGAGCAGTGAGGAGCACCCGGACAGCAGCAGGGACAGCGCGGCCACGGCCGCGCAGAGCCTCCATTTCATCAGATCCCTCCTCCCATGTTCCCGCCGGGGCTCACATCCCCAGCGCCTCTCCGATCAGTACGACTTCCATCTCCTCTGTGGCATTGGGACGAGCCCAAAGAACCGCAAGTCCTCGGCAGATGCGCTCCGGGCTCTTGCAGTCATAGCACCGGTCTGCCTTGGCGGCGCAGGGGGTCCTGCACCCCATGGACTGTGCCCGCTTGGGGGCGGCCACGTTCCGGGCCCGCCACAGTGCCGCCTCAAAATCGGGGGCGACCTTGTTGACACCCACCAGGAAGTAGACCTTCTGGTGGCCGTACAGGGTGGAGGAGACCCGGTTGCCGTTGCCATCGATGTTGACGATCTCCCCAGTCTCCGCCAGCGCGTTGGCGGAGGTGATGTACACATCGGTGAGGACGGAGTCCCTCAGGGCGCCCCCCTCCCAGTGCCAGACCACCTGGTTGTGGGCAGCCAGCCTGGGGTAGAGCCCCATCTCCTTCACCGTCATGGACCCGCCGATGCCCACCGTTTTCCCATCGATCTGGCCGTCCAGATAGGCGGCCGCCTCATCTGCGGTGGGGAAGTAGGCGGTGCGGAAGCCGCGGGCCTCCAGGTTGGCGCGGAGTTTTTCCAGATCTGCCATGGTGATACCTCCCTGAAAAAATGAATGGATCACAGGTCATGCTGGTGATAGCTGTGGAAGCCCTGGCCCAGCACCTCGTGGGCATCGCACACGATGAGAAAGGCGGAGGGGTCGGTCTCCTTTACCGCCCGCTTCAGGGCCACGATCTGCTTCTGCTTGAAGGCGCACATGAGCACGTCTTTTGCCTCCCCGGACCAGGCCCCGGCCCCCCGGAGGATGGTGACGCCCCGGTCCAGCTCCGCACTGATGGAGCGGATGATCTCCTGGGGGCGGTCGCTGATGATATAGGCCACCTTGGCGTTGTCCAGGCCGTAGAGCACCCGGTCGATGACCAGGGAGGAGATATACAGGGAGACCAGCCCGTACAGGGCGCTGCTCAGGCTGTGGAAGGCCAGAGCGGCCAGGGCGATGACCACCAGGTCCACCGCCATGACCAGGGTGCCCATGGGCAGATGGCCGAAGCGGAGCTTCAGCAGCCGGGCGATGAGATCGGTGCCGCCGGTGGTGGCTCCCTGGAGGAACACCATCCCAAGGGACAGCCCGATCAGCGCGCCGCCGAAGACGGAGGCCAGCATGGGGTCCATGGGCGGGAAGGAGTAACGGGCGGCCAGCAGGTCCACCCCCAGGGAGGTGGCGGCGGTGGCGAAGAGGGAGGAGGCCAGCAGCTTCCACCCCAGCAGCCGCCAGCCCAGCAGGAACAGGGGCAGGTTGAGGGCGATGACCGCACTGCCCACCGGGATGGCGGGGACGATGGCATGGATGATCTGCCCCAGGCCGGTCATCCCGCCCAAGGTGATCTGGTTGGGAACATAGCACCAGTCAAAGCCCAGGGCAAAGACAGCGGAGGCCAGTGTGATCCACAGATAGGGCCGGAAGGCGGCCCAGAGCTTGCCGGTGCGCACAAAAAAACTTCCTTTCCTTTTCTGGTTGGGCGGCGCGGCGGCTGCCCGGGACGGTGGTGTTACAGCAGGGTCATCTGCTCCTCTCCCCGGTCGGGCTCCCGAAGGAGGGCTCCCGCAATGGGCAGGGAGCGGGCCCGGTAGCGGGCGGCGTTGCGGATGGGGGTCTGAGCCAGGGGCAGGGCCTTCTCCACCCGGTATTTAGGCTTGAGGGACATGACGTTGACCCCCTGGGTGGTGCGGGTAGTCTTGGGGGAGAGGGCGGAGGTGTGGAAGATCATGCAGCGCCCCTCGGTGGAGTAGACCGCCATCTCCTGGTCCTCCTCCAGCAGGAAGGCGGAGACCAGGGGGGCCTTGTCGGAATAGGCCCCGGTGAGCTTTTTCCGGCGGGTCTGGGTCTGGTAGGCGGACAGTTCCACCCGGGCCGCCTTGCCGTTGTCAAAGAAGAAGAGCAGCTGGCGGCGGTAGTCCCCGGGGATGCAGGCCCAGACCACCCGCTCCTCCTGGTCCATGGCAAGCTTGGTGGGCAGGTAGTCCCCCAGCACGCTGGCCTTGGTGTCCTCAAATTCGCTGAGCCGGGTCTTATAGCACTGCTGCCTGTCGGTAAAGACCAGCAGCTCGTCCCGGTTGGAGGCCTCCCAGGTAAGGAAGGGGCCGTCGCCGTCCTTATACTTCTGCTCGCCGGACATCCGCAGGGACTGGGGGGTGATTTTCTTCAGATATCCCTCCCGGGACAGGAAGAGATTCACCGGGTAGTCGGGGACCTCCTCCTCAGCGGTGAGCAGCTCCTCGGTCTGGTGGTCATAGACGATATCGGTGCGGCGGGGGAGGGCGTACTTTTTCTTGACTTGCTCCAGCTCACCGATGATGACCTGACGGATGCGGCGGGGGCTGTTCACCAGGTCCTGGAGGTCAGCGATCTCCTCCTCCAGGGAGTCCACCTCCTGGGTGCGCTTGAGGATGTACTCCTTGTTGATGTTCCGCAGGCGGATGTCGGCTACGAACTCGGCCTGGATCTGGTCAATGCCAAAGCCGATCATCAGGTTGGGCACTACCTCCGCGTCCTCCTCGGTCTCCCGGATGATGCGGATGGCCCGGTCGATGTCCAGCAGGATGCGCTTGAGGCCCTTGAGCAGGTGCAGCTTCTCCTGCTTCTTCTTCAGGGAGAAGTATGTGCGGCGGCGCACGCAGTCGCTGCGCCAGGCGGTCCACTCCTCCAGGATCTCCCGCACCCCCATCACCCGGGGCATCCCGGCGATGAGGATGTTGAAGTTGCAGGACTGGCTGTCCATCAGGGGGGTGGACTTGAACAGCTTGGCCATCAGCTTGTCCGGGTCAGTGCCCCGCTTCAGGTCGATAGTCAGCTTCAGGCCGGACAGGTCGGTCTCGTCCCGCATGTCGGTGATCTCACGGATCTTGCCCGACTTGATGAGCTCAGCCACCTTGTCCATGATGGCCTCCACGGTGGTGGAGTAGGGGATTTCGTAGACCTCGATGATGTTGTCCGCCTTGAGGTAGCGCCACTTGGCGCGCACCTTGAAGGAGCCCCGTCCGGTGCGGTAGATGGAGGCCAGCTCCGAGGCGTCGTAGAGCAGTTCACCGCCGGTGGGCAGGTCGGGGGCCTTCAGGGTGGACATGAGATCGTGGTCCGGGTCCTTCAGATAGGCGATGGTGGTGTCGCACACCTCCCCCAGGTTGAAGCCGCACAGGTTGCTGGCCATGCCAACGGCGATGCCCTGGTTGGCGGAGACCAGCACGTTGGGAAAGGTGGTGGGCAGGAGGGTGGGCTCCTTCAGCTTGCCGTCGTAGTTGTCCACAAAGTCCACGGTGTCCTGGTCGATGTCCCGAAACAGCTCGGCGCAGATGGGGTCCAGCCGCACCTCGGTGTATCGGCTGGCGGCCCAGGCCATGTCTCGGGAGTACACCTTTCCAAAGTTGCCCTTGGAGTCCACAAGGGGGTGGAGCAGGGCCCCGTAGCCCCGGGAGAGGCGGACCAAGGTGTCGTAGATGGCGGCGTCCCCGTGAGGGTTGAGCTTCATGGTCTGGCCTACTACGTTAGCGCTCTTGGTACGGGCCCCGCCCAGCAGTTTCATCTGATACATGGTGTAGAGCAGCTTCCGGTGGGAGGGCTTGAAGCCGTCGATCTCCGGGATGGCCCGGGAGACGATGACCGACATGGCATAGGGCATATAGTTGATCTCCAGCGTCTCGGTGATGGGCTGCTCCAGCACCTCGGCCCGCAGGCCCATGACGTTGGGGTTGGTTACCTTGGGTTTGGTCTCGTCGGGGTTTTTCTTCTTTGGCATAGGGATATCCGTCCTATCTTCTGCCCCAGCTTAGGGGGACATTTTCAATCAAACACTGAAAGAGATCACGCATCTGCCCGATATAGAGGGATCAGGCTGGCAAAACAAATGCTCAAAGATCCAAAGATTTGAGTACATAAAATAAGATCCTGGTCGAACCGCAGAAAAAACCACAGAAGAAAACCTGTGGGGCAGAGCGCTCCATTGAGCAAAAACAGAGCTCCGAGGATCTTTTTCCAGTGATCCCATACGGCGGAGGAAACTTTCCGACTTGTCCAGGCGGAAGGCATTCCGCTGGCCGTCAGAAAGGATACACCGAATAACAGAGAGAAAATGGTCATGCAGGCGTACAGAGCGGGGAGAGAGGGAAAACTGTGTGAGAAGACATTCAGAAAAGCGATGGATGCCAGTGTATAGAAAAAGAGATGTGTGAGCCGTTTCATATCACCCCTCCTTGGGTGCGTACGCCATCCCAAAGGGTGTTGCGGCCAGGCCGCCCTTTCCCGTCTCCCGGAGGGAGGGGGGCAGGGAACGGCCCACCTCTGCCATGGCGTCCAGAACCTGGTCTGGGGGGACCCGGCTCTCGATGCCGGCCAGAGCCATCTGGGCCGCCGAAAGGGCGTCCATGGCCCCGATGACGTTGCGCTTGACGCAGGGGACCTCCACCAGCCCGCCCACAGGATCGCACACCAGCCCCAGCAGATTCTTCACAGCCATGGCGCAGGCGTGAGCCATCATGGAGGGAGTGCCGCCCCGGAGGTGGACCAGGGCGGGGGCGGCCATGGCGGCGGCAGAGCCGATCTCCGCCTGACAGCCGCCCTCGGCCCCGGAGATGGAGGCCCGGGCGGCGATGACCATTCCGAAGCCGGAGGCCACATACAGGGCCTGGACCAGCTGCTCCCTGGAGAGAGAGAAGTGCCGGGCGCAGGGGAGGAGCACCGCGGGCAGCACGCCGCAGGCCCCCGCCGTGGGGGCGGCCACGATGCGCTTCATGCAGGCGTTGCACTCCCCCATCCGCAGAGCCCCGGCCATCACCTGGGAGAGAAGGGGGCCGCACAGGGGGTCCCCGGCGGCGTACAGGGTCATTTTGGCCCCGTCACCCCCAGACAGGCCGCTGTGGGAGCGGTCCTGGGCCTGATAGCTCTCGTCCGCCTGCACCATGGCGTCCAGCATGGCCCCCATCCGCTCCAGAGAGCGGGCGCGGGGCAGGTCCTGCCGCCGGCAGTCGGATTCCAGAATGTTTTCCCAGAGGGGCAGGCCGAACTGTTCCGTATCCTGGAGCATCTGGGCGATGGAGTCAAAGGCGATCAAAGGGGCACCTCCTGTTCTTCCGGGGTGTAGCGGGTGACCCGCAGGATGCCGGGCAGGGCCCGCACGTCCCGGGCGGCGTCCTCGGGGATAGGCTGGTCGCACTCGATGACCATGACGGCGCTGCCGCCCCGGCCGCCCCGATTGAGCTGGAGGGTGGCCACGTTGAGGCCCCGCCTGGCCAGCACGCCGGTGACCTGACTGACGCAGCCGGGCTGGTCGGTGTTGTGGACCACCAGGGTGGGCAGCTCCCCGCTGAAGGAGGTGTGCAGTCCATCCACCTGAAAGACCCGGATGCGCCCGCCCCCAGGGGAGGAGGCCCCCACCTCCAGCTGTCCGCCCCCGGCATCCTCAAGACGGATGAGGG
This window harbors:
- a CDS encoding serinethreonine transporter SstT, whose product is MELLCKWNQLSLVKRILIGLILGAVLGFLLPGASFLSLLGTLFVGALKALAPLLVFFLVLHSLAQHKKGAKSNMSTVIALYLIGTLLAALCAVVASFLFPSTLALAQEAASSAPGGIGEILQTLLNNAVSNPISAMAEANYIGVLLWAVVFGIALRDASDRTKQVLGDLSDALSTAIRWVISCAPFGILGLVFTTVSETGFSSFLDYGRLLCVLAGCMFFVALIVNPILVFLCIRRNPYPLVFRCLKESGIMAFFTRSSAANIPVNLRLCKELGLDEEKYSVSIPLGATINMAGAAITISVLTLAAANTLGISVDFPTAFLLSVVASIAACGSSGVAGGSLLLIPMACSLFGIPNDIAMQVVGIGFIIGVVQDSCETALNSSSDVLFTAAAEFRSRRLAARQD
- a CDS encoding DNA gyrase subunit A, with protein sequence MPKKKNPDETKPKVTNPNVMGLRAEVLEQPITETLEINYMPYAMSVIVSRAIPEIDGFKPSHRKLLYTMYQMKLLGGARTKSANVVGQTMKLNPHGDAAIYDTLVRLSRGYGALLHPLVDSKGNFGKVYSRDMAWAASRYTEVRLDPICAELFRDIDQDTVDFVDNYDGKLKEPTLLPTTFPNVLVSANQGIAVGMASNLCGFNLGEVCDTTIAYLKDPDHDLMSTLKAPDLPTGGELLYDASELASIYRTGRGSFKVRAKWRYLKADNIIEVYEIPYSTTVEAIMDKVAELIKSGKIREITDMRDETDLSGLKLTIDLKRGTDPDKLMAKLFKSTPLMDSQSCNFNILIAGMPRVMGVREILEEWTAWRSDCVRRRTYFSLKKKQEKLHLLKGLKRILLDIDRAIRIIRETEEDAEVVPNLMIGFGIDQIQAEFVADIRLRNINKEYILKRTQEVDSLEEEIADLQDLVNSPRRIRQVIIGELEQVKKKYALPRRTDIVYDHQTEELLTAEEEVPDYPVNLFLSREGYLKKITPQSLRMSGEQKYKDGDGPFLTWEASNRDELLVFTDRQQCYKTRLSEFEDTKASVLGDYLPTKLAMDQEERVVWACIPGDYRRQLLFFFDNGKAARVELSAYQTQTRRKKLTGAYSDKAPLVSAFLLEEDQEMAVYSTEGRCMIFHTSALSPKTTRTTQGVNVMSLKPKYRVEKALPLAQTPIRNAARYRARSLPIAGALLREPDRGEEQMTLL